One segment of Alnus glutinosa chromosome 2, dhAlnGlut1.1, whole genome shotgun sequence DNA contains the following:
- the LOC133860504 gene encoding uncharacterized protein LOC133860504, translating to MESDETVKTLVKELLLSPVLSSLEFLLSYLTPPRGEDRDRVQAEVIFAYCRQHYPNALSLKLSDLLESSTEFNSTSLYATLLHGLLSRQSTNISPMILTELKPRIFTCFQQQRINPTNFRTLSKSISIVASRVFETEHGDWQELLDYVVSSVDSDDLNELAFMVFSDLPMNMGRFLKPKFDSLYLAFLKCLSSPNMKIRILAYSASSLLVQQLAGFDVDYDNKGDLLPAMLKLLIDLIDDTNDLFIEEGLKDLVRLAAIDPSFFTKHLKQLCESMVQIAEVNDLWEGSRYAALEVIKAVNDSATKEMSAMMQNLHGEIVNRLISSSMDMLVRIEHDPAWYIMDANKGENARKNARKTRSYDLGICLLGVISSAVPGDLILPISLELIQEYLSLKGWRIRHAGIVTLAVIAERCSEVH from the coding sequence ATGGAGTCCGATGAGACGGTCAAAACCCTAGTCAAAGAGCTTCTTCTCTCCCCAGTCCTCTCATCACTGGAATTTCTCCTCTCCTACCTGACCCCACCACGAGGAGAAGACCGAGACAGGGTCCAAGCAGAGGTCATTTTCGCCTACTGCCGCCAGCACTACCCCAACGCTCTCTCACTCAAGCTCAGTGACCTCCTTGAATCCTCTACCGAATTCAATAGCACTTCCCTCTACGCCACCCTCCTCCACGGCCTTCTATCTCGGCAGTCAACCAACATCTCCCCCATGATCTTAACCGAGCTCAAGCCCCGGATTTTTACTTGCTTTCAACAACAAAGAATAAACCCCACCAATTTCAGGACTCTGTCCAAGTCAATATCAATTGTTGCTTCCAGGGTCTTTGAGACAGAACACGGAGATTGGCAAGAGCTTCTTGATTATGTAGTTTCGTCTGTTGATTCCGATGATTTGAACGAATTGGCCTTTATGGTGTTCTCTGATTTGCCAATGAATATGGGTCGATTCTTGAAGCCAAAATTTGACTCTCTTTACTTGGCATTCTTGAAGTGCTTAAGCTCGCCTAATATGAAAATCCGTATCTTGGCCTATTCTGCTTCGTCTCTGTTGGTGCAGCAGTTGGCGGGTTTTGATGTCGACTATGACAACAAAGGAGATCTCTTGCCAGCAATGTTAAAGTTGCTAATTGATTTGATCGATGATACGAATGACCTGTTTATTGAAGAGGGTCTAAAGGACTTGGTTCGCTTGGCCGCAATAGACCCCAGCTTCTTTACAAAGCACTTGAAACAGTTGTGTGAATCAATGGTTCAAATAGCCGAGGTTAATGATTTATGGGAGGGCTCAAGGTATGCAGCCCTTGAGGTTATCAAGGCAGTAAACGATTCCGCGACCAAGGAAATGTCCGCTATGATGCAGAACCTGCATGGCGAGATTGTGAACAGGCTAATCTCATCTTCAATGGACATGCTTGTACGTATTGAGCATGATCCTGCGTGGTATATTATGGACGCTAACAAGGGTGAGAATGCGAGGAAGAATGCGAGGAAGACGAGGAGTTATGATCTTGGAATTTGCCTGTTGGGTGTGATTTCATCTGCAGTGCCTGGGGATCTTATCCTGCCCATTTCTTTGGAGTTGATACAGGAGTATCTATCTCTTAAGGGGTGGCGGATACGTCACGCCGGAATCGTTACCCTTGCCGTCATTGCAGAGAGATGCTCAGAGGTACACTGA
- the LOC133860505 gene encoding uncharacterized protein LOC133860505 → MISNSLHDLNPQVRWAAVSVFRMLSINLGPTLQVQYHHKMLPALTAMIADFHFPHLQERAALEIRLFSKDCIRNDLKPHLEEIVSKLLALLQNENQQLQEEAMATLASIAISSQV, encoded by the exons ATGATTTCAAATTCATTACATGATCTGAACCCTCAAGTTCGCTGGGCTGCTGTGAGTGTGTTTAGGATGCTAAGTATAAACTTGGGGCCAACATTACAAGTTCAATATCATCATAAGATGTTGCCTGCACTAACTGCAATGATTGCAGATTTCCACTTTCCCCACTTACAG GAACGTGCTGCTCTGGAAATTCGTTTGTTCAGCAAGGATTGTATTCGAAATGATTTAAAACCTCACTTGGAGGAAATAGTGAGCAAGCTGCTTGCACTCCTGCAG AATGAGAACCAGCAGCTACAAGAGGAGGCTATGGCTACTCTGGCATCGATTGCAATTTCATCACAAGTATAG
- the LOC133861557 gene encoding uncharacterized protein LOC133861557, with amino-acid sequence MASLKAIFFNESDASKLMLRAKSVECISSIAVAVGKEKFMNDATKVIEVLVSIHQSSLETDHSMRIHLLQAWLGLCKCLGQSFVPYVRDLMPIFLWSAELSIGVNTDEPPHQSDILREKALACNLLFCCAVQFKEFFFIWVNQVAKILVPLLEFHPHFETKMVSVSAMPELLCSAILAIQKGESGGYSMSYVQKLVTLIVPALVKALKEEPEKEICARMLNSLNKCVEVSGFVFPEAHIGLVADGMKHVLAVHSFRNLEMAGREADEDFDMEEEENIKEPLEDILQQAGNCLITMIKVFKAEFMPYFEKLWSDITAMLGDDHTAREKTIAFSIINCVIQQCQEAAHKYYDTYLPFLLKACDDENSDVKQEAAHGIGVCAEFAQSKFKNIAEVAVVSLNSVISHSDAFLSSENRKAYDTAVSALGKICKFHRESINAPQVVPTWLSYLPIEDDPTEAKVVHEQLCSIVER; translated from the exons ATGGCTTCCTTGAAAGCTATTTTCTTCAATGAAAGTGATGCATCTAAGCTAATGCTCCGTGCCAAATCAGTTGAGTGCATTAGCTCCATTGCAGTGGCTGTTGGAAAGGAGAAATTTATGAATGATGCTACGAAG GTGATAGAAGTTCTTGTGTCAATACATCAATCCTCCCTCGAAACAGATCACTCAATGAGAATCCACTTGTTACAG GCATGGTTAGGACTCTGCAAATGCCTAGGGCAGAGTTTTGTCCCTTACGTTAGAGATTTAATGCCTATTTTTCTTTGGTCTGCAGAACTGAGCATTGGCGTAAACACTGATGAACCACCTCATCAAAG TGATATCCTTAGGGAAAAAGCATTGGCTTGTAACCTGCTATTCTGCTGTGCTGTTCAgtttaaggaatttttttttatttgggtcAATCAG GTTGCTAAAATTTTGGTTCCGCTGCTAGAATTTCATCCCCATTTTGAAACCAAAATGGTTTCTGTTTCAG CCATGCCGGAATTATTGTGTTCAGCTATATTGGCCATTCAAAAGGGAGAATCTGGAGGGTATAGTATGTCTTATGTTCAGAAATTAGTCACCTTAATTGTACCTGCTCTGGTGAAAGCTTTGAAGGAG GAACCAGAGAAGGAAATATGTGCAAGAATGTTAAACTCACTGAACAAATGTGTAGAG GTATCTGGATTTGTTTTCCCTGAAGCACATATCGGGCTGGTTGCAGATGGGATGAAGCATGTGCTAGCTGTGCATTCATTTAGAAATCTGGAAATGGCAGGAAGAGAAGCAGATGAAGATTTTGATATGGAAGAGGAAGAGAACATAAAAGAGCCATTGGAAGATATCCTTCAACAA GCTGGGAATTGCTTGATCACGATGATCAAAGTATTTAAGGCTGAATTCATGCCTTATTTTGAGAAACTTTGGTCAGATATAACAGCCATGTTG GGAGATGATCACACAGCTAGAGAGAAAACAATCGCATTTTCCATTATTAATTGTGTAATTCAGCAATGCCAAGAGGCTGCACATAA GTATTATGACACATATCTTCCATTCCTCTTGAAAGCTTGTGATGATGAGAACTCAGATGTCAAACAG GAAGCTGCACATGGAATTGGTGTTTGTGCTGAGTTTGCCCAATCTAAGTTTAAAAATATTGCTGAAG TTGCTGTAGTCAGTTTGAATTCTGTGATAAGTCATTCAGATGCATTCTTAAGTTCAGAAAATAGAAAGGCATATGATACTGCTGTTTCAGCCCTAGGGAAAATATGCAAGTTCCATCGTGAGAGTATTAATGCACCTCAG GTTGTTCCCACCTGGTTAAGCTACTTGCCAATAGAAGATGACCCAACTGAAGCCAAAGTGGTGCATGAACAGCTTTGTTCAATAGTAGAAAGGTAA